From Haloglomus litoreum, the proteins below share one genomic window:
- a CDS encoding glutaredoxin domain-containing protein, translating into MSTDADAGEATDATDADPTITLYRLEGCPFCEFVVDRLDELDLAYDSVWVEGLHSRRNEVQRVSGQRQVPVIVDSATGVTMSQSSRILEYLNATYAGESGAVDANPTTEAN; encoded by the coding sequence ATGAGCACCGACGCCGACGCGGGCGAGGCGACCGACGCGACCGACGCCGACCCGACAATCACCCTCTACCGGCTGGAGGGGTGCCCCTTCTGTGAGTTCGTCGTCGACCGACTGGACGAACTCGACCTGGCGTACGACAGCGTCTGGGTCGAGGGGCTCCACTCCCGGCGCAACGAGGTCCAGCGCGTCTCCGGCCAGCGGCAGGTCCCCGTCATCGTCGACAGCGCGACCGGCGTGACGATGAGCCAGTCCTCGCGCATCCTCGAGTACCTGAACGCCACCTACGCGGGCGAGTCGGGCGCGGTCGACGCGAACCCGACCACGGAAGCGAACTGA
- a CDS encoding presenilin family intramembrane aspartyl protease PSH: MNADRRYVAVAAIVGIFVLVQLGALALVEPFKSAGFQDVQNPSDPTNSLLYVGAILVATVVMLGAFRYGGDRVIRAVLVFSSGYLSFYVFAVLVPAAPLPGLAALAPAVALAALVTGALWVYPEWYVIDAAGVVMGAGAAGLFGINFGILPALVLLVVLAVYDAISVYGTEHMLTLAEGVMDLKVPVVLVVPLTLSYSFLDESPEASGSGDGDGDEEDPAVADGGEADATGSTSGSAPDGPDEPAADSIDDGDDTRDAFFIGLGDAVMPAVLIASAGFFAPVSVSSLVPGIALTLPALTAMIGTNLGLLALMYFVMQGRAHAGLPLLNGGAIGGYLVGAVAAGIPLVRALGLAPYI; this comes from the coding sequence ATGAACGCCGACCGGCGGTACGTCGCCGTGGCCGCCATCGTGGGCATCTTCGTCCTCGTACAGCTGGGGGCGCTCGCACTGGTGGAGCCGTTCAAGTCCGCGGGGTTCCAGGACGTCCAGAACCCGTCGGACCCGACCAACAGCCTGCTGTACGTGGGCGCCATCCTCGTCGCGACGGTCGTGATGCTCGGGGCGTTCAGGTACGGCGGCGACCGCGTCATCCGCGCGGTGCTCGTGTTCTCGTCGGGCTACCTCTCGTTCTACGTGTTCGCGGTCCTGGTCCCGGCCGCACCGCTCCCGGGGCTGGCGGCACTGGCTCCCGCCGTGGCGCTCGCCGCGCTCGTCACCGGCGCGCTCTGGGTCTACCCGGAGTGGTACGTCATCGACGCCGCCGGCGTCGTGATGGGTGCGGGGGCGGCCGGCCTGTTCGGCATCAACTTCGGCATCCTCCCGGCGCTCGTCCTGCTGGTGGTGCTGGCGGTGTACGACGCGATCAGCGTCTACGGGACCGAGCACATGCTCACGCTCGCCGAGGGCGTGATGGACCTGAAGGTCCCCGTCGTGCTCGTCGTCCCGCTGACGCTGTCGTACTCGTTCCTCGATGAGTCCCCGGAGGCGAGCGGGAGCGGCGACGGGGACGGTGACGAGGAGGACCCCGCGGTCGCCGACGGCGGCGAGGCCGATGCCACCGGGAGTACCTCCGGGAGCGCCCCCGACGGTCCCGACGAGCCCGCCGCGGACAGCATCGACGACGGGGACGATACCCGCGACGCCTTCTTCATCGGCCTCGGCGACGCCGTGATGCCGGCGGTCCTCATCGCGTCGGCGGGCTTCTTCGCGCCCGTCAGCGTCTCCTCGCTCGTACCGGGCATCGCGCTCACGCTACCCGCACTGACGGCGATGATCGGGACGAACCTCGGGCTGCTCGCGCTGATGTACTTCGTGATGCAGGGCCGGGCCCATGCGGGCCTGCCGCTACTCAACGGCGGCGCCATCGGTGGCTACCTCGTGGGCGCGGTCGCCGCCGGCATCCCGCTCGTCCGGGCGCTCGGACTGGCACCCTACATCTGA
- a CDS encoding ornithine cyclodeaminase family protein — protein sequence MTDTEVLFLRSDELSGLATPAEYVDAVREGYRDIGEDGTAEPRTKLVNQSPPGMLTGYMAILPETGAMGGYTYAAGFGDRDAHFFLPVFDAETGRPLALLDGASLNPFKTGAAGGVAVDELARPDATDLALFGSGAQARGQLRAAAAVRDLETVEVYSPTKEHRESFAGEMNEALDASVAAVASPDAAVEGADIVVTATNASEPVFDGEMLEDGAHVTVMGQYDPDKREVDATAVQRATYVPDLRARAHQDAGAFLQAVEEGAVTEDHIHAELGEVVAGHAEGRTDRSEITMFDSGGTGIETVAAAYMLYRKAQDAGLGELIEFAPASDALTGE from the coding sequence ATGACCGACACGGAGGTGCTGTTCCTGCGGAGCGACGAGCTGTCCGGGCTCGCCACGCCGGCCGAGTACGTCGACGCCGTCCGCGAGGGGTATCGCGATATCGGCGAGGATGGGACGGCCGAGCCACGGACCAAACTCGTGAACCAGTCGCCGCCGGGGATGCTGACCGGGTACATGGCCATCCTGCCGGAGACAGGCGCGATGGGGGGCTACACCTACGCGGCCGGGTTCGGCGACCGGGACGCCCACTTCTTCCTGCCGGTGTTCGACGCCGAGACCGGGCGCCCGCTCGCGTTGCTCGACGGCGCCTCGCTCAACCCCTTCAAGACCGGCGCCGCGGGCGGCGTGGCGGTCGACGAACTCGCACGGCCGGACGCGACCGACCTCGCCCTGTTCGGCTCCGGCGCCCAGGCCCGCGGCCAGTTGCGCGCGGCCGCTGCGGTGCGTGACCTGGAGACCGTGGAGGTGTACTCGCCGACGAAGGAGCACCGCGAGAGCTTCGCGGGCGAGATGAACGAGGCGCTGGACGCGTCGGTCGCGGCGGTCGCCTCCCCCGACGCCGCCGTCGAGGGGGCCGACATCGTCGTCACGGCGACGAACGCCAGCGAGCCGGTGTTCGACGGCGAGATGCTGGAGGATGGGGCCCACGTCACCGTGATGGGCCAGTACGACCCCGACAAGCGCGAGGTCGACGCGACGGCCGTGCAGCGCGCGACGTACGTCCCCGACCTCCGGGCCCGGGCCCACCAGGACGCCGGCGCGTTCCTCCAGGCCGTCGAGGAGGGCGCCGTCACGGAGGATCACATCCACGCCGAACTCGGCGAGGTCGTCGCCGGCCACGCCGAGGGCCGGACCGACCGCTCGGAGATCACCATGTTCGATTCAGGCGGGACGGGCATCGAGACCGTCGCGGCAGCGTACATGCTGTACCGGAAGGCCCAGGACGCCGGACTCGGCGAACTCATCGAGTTCGCGCCGGCGAGCGACGCGCTCACCGGGGAGTGA
- a CDS encoding MFS transporter — MVAHAMVHTYELSLPLLLPVWQAEFSTVTLPTGTLAVTGFVMGVVLTIGYAPFGLGALPGGVLADAYGSRRLILSCLVGMGASFLLLAVSPGLIAVALALFVWGVAASVYHPSGLALISKGVEARGSAFAYHGVAGNLGIALGPLATALLLFGLGDWRLVVGILAVPALVAAVLAARIDVDETAAVGSEAATDGGTGDDADDEGTSGDARASGSVASLGEFLADSRLLFGGAFVLVFAVVMLSGLYYRGLLTFLPEILGRFPSLAPIEFAGRSLEPERYFYVGLLMVGVAGQYAGGRLTDRIPVELGLLGGYGALAVLAVLFLPAATLGLAPLIVMGALVGFFLFVVQPFYQATVAEYTPAGARGLSYGYTYLGVFGVGALGGAVAGGVLTYANDAALFAVLAGFGGLAALCGAVLYVRR; from the coding sequence ATGGTCGCGCACGCGATGGTCCACACCTACGAGCTGTCGCTCCCGCTGTTGCTCCCGGTCTGGCAGGCGGAGTTCTCGACGGTGACGCTCCCGACGGGCACGCTCGCCGTCACGGGCTTCGTGATGGGTGTGGTCCTCACCATCGGCTACGCGCCGTTCGGGCTGGGGGCGCTCCCCGGCGGCGTCCTCGCGGACGCGTACGGCTCGCGCCGGCTCATCCTCTCGTGTCTCGTCGGGATGGGGGCCTCGTTCCTCCTGCTGGCGGTCTCGCCGGGGCTCATCGCGGTCGCGCTCGCCCTGTTCGTCTGGGGCGTCGCGGCGTCGGTCTACCACCCGTCCGGGCTGGCGCTCATCTCGAAGGGCGTCGAGGCACGCGGCTCCGCGTTCGCGTATCACGGGGTGGCCGGGAACCTCGGCATCGCGCTGGGCCCGCTCGCGACGGCGCTCCTGCTGTTCGGCCTCGGTGACTGGCGTCTCGTCGTCGGCATCCTCGCGGTCCCGGCGCTCGTCGCGGCCGTCCTCGCCGCCCGCATCGACGTCGACGAGACGGCCGCCGTCGGGTCCGAGGCCGCGACCGACGGGGGGACCGGCGACGACGCGGACGACGAGGGGACCAGCGGCGACGCCCGCGCCTCCGGCTCCGTCGCCTCGCTCGGCGAGTTCCTCGCGGACTCGCGGCTCCTGTTCGGCGGCGCGTTCGTCCTCGTCTTCGCCGTCGTGATGCTCTCGGGGCTCTACTACCGCGGCTTGCTGACGTTCCTACCCGAGATCCTGGGGCGGTTCCCGTCGCTCGCACCCATCGAGTTCGCCGGCCGTTCGCTCGAACCGGAGCGGTACTTCTACGTCGGCCTGCTGATGGTCGGCGTCGCCGGACAGTACGCCGGCGGCCGCCTCACCGACCGTATCCCGGTCGAACTCGGCCTGCTGGGCGGCTACGGTGCACTCGCCGTCCTCGCCGTCCTCTTCCTCCCGGCCGCCACCCTCGGGCTCGCCCCCCTGATCGTGATGGGCGCGCTGGTCGGCTTCTTCCTGTTCGTCGTCCAGCCGTTCTACCAGGCGACGGTCGCCGAGTACACGCCCGCCGGGGCGCGGGGACTCTCGTACGGCTACACCTACCTCGGCGTGTTCGGCGTCGGCGCGCTCGGCGGCGCCGTCGCGGGCGGCGTCCTCACCTACGCCAACGACGCCGCGCTGTTCGCGGTGCTCGCTGGATTCGGCGGGCTGGCGGCGCTGTGTGGCGCGGTGCTGTACGTCCGGCGGTGA
- a CDS encoding type IV pilin, whose product MDEERAVSPVIGVILMVAVVVLLGSVVFVAASGMADDAMDTNERPVPVSDNLLFNPGFEKGANGVWEDGNDNGGLEPDASIGTAEAYFGSYALKMHGDAEFTGQTVTDTIEPGYTYRLCAQSKIADPDDTRAWVGAQYYDADGDIIAKNTYEVTWTSYREECVLTEIGNDANAESAEVWVYRETSAGDAAIYVDDVSLKQMRYFADPESNENEV is encoded by the coding sequence ATGGACGAGGAACGAGCCGTATCGCCGGTCATCGGCGTCATCCTGATGGTGGCTGTCGTGGTGCTACTCGGAAGCGTCGTGTTCGTCGCCGCCAGCGGGATGGCCGATGACGCGATGGACACCAACGAGCGACCGGTTCCCGTCAGCGACAACCTCCTGTTCAACCCCGGGTTCGAGAAGGGCGCGAACGGGGTCTGGGAGGACGGCAACGACAACGGTGGCCTCGAACCGGACGCGTCGATCGGCACGGCGGAGGCCTATTTCGGTTCCTACGCGCTGAAGATGCACGGGGACGCCGAGTTCACCGGGCAGACGGTCACCGATACCATCGAGCCGGGGTACACCTACCGGCTCTGTGCCCAGTCGAAAATCGCAGACCCCGACGACACGAGGGCCTGGGTCGGTGCCCAGTACTACGATGCCGACGGCGACATCATCGCGAAGAACACCTACGAGGTCACCTGGACCTCCTACCGGGAGGAGTGCGTGCTGACCGAGATCGGGAACGACGCGAACGCCGAGTCCGCCGAGGTGTGGGTCTACCGGGAGACCAGCGCGGGCGACGCCGCCATCTACGTCGACGACGTCTCGCTGAAACAGATGCGCTACTTCGCAGACCCCGAATCGAACGAGAACGAGGTGTAG
- a CDS encoding RNA methyltransferase has translation MPPDISVAVVDAETPGNVGTVARAMKNFGLSDLLLVDPPELDPEGEAYGMAGHAREDVLPNAREVTFDHLVETYHTVGCTAVTNEDARKHVRYPFRTPADLAASLRDVSADTCIVFGRERVGLTNEELGRLDEVCAIPASADYPVLNLGQAATVVIYELRELTVSETQVPDGIERADESELEGLHEEFARYLRNVNHPDEKQAKARRLLRRVLGRAHPTGREARTLRGILRRGNGLLENPERLDRDGPDSTGDDGGADSTGDDDRAL, from the coding sequence GTGCCCCCCGACATCTCCGTCGCCGTCGTGGATGCCGAGACGCCCGGCAACGTCGGGACCGTCGCCCGCGCGATGAAGAACTTCGGGCTCTCGGACCTCCTCCTCGTGGACCCGCCGGAACTCGACCCCGAGGGCGAGGCCTACGGGATGGCCGGCCACGCCCGCGAGGACGTGCTGCCGAACGCCCGCGAGGTCACGTTCGATCACCTCGTCGAGACCTACCACACCGTCGGCTGCACCGCGGTCACGAACGAGGACGCCCGCAAGCACGTCCGATACCCCTTCCGCACGCCTGCGGACCTCGCGGCGTCGCTCCGCGACGTGTCGGCCGACACCTGCATCGTCTTCGGTCGCGAGCGCGTCGGTCTCACGAACGAGGAACTCGGACGGCTGGACGAGGTCTGCGCGATTCCGGCCAGCGCGGACTACCCCGTCCTCAACCTCGGGCAGGCCGCGACCGTCGTCATCTACGAGCTCCGCGAGCTGACCGTCTCCGAGACGCAGGTCCCCGACGGGATCGAGCGCGCCGACGAATCCGAACTCGAGGGCCTCCACGAGGAGTTCGCGCGCTACCTCCGGAACGTCAATCACCCCGACGAGAAGCAGGCGAAGGCCCGGCGACTCCTCCGGCGCGTGCTGGGGCGCGCGCACCCGACCGGACGCGAGGCCCGTACCCTGCGTGGCATCCTCCGGCGCGGGAACGGCCTGCTCGAGAACCCAGAGCGACTCGACCGGGACGGACCGGACTCCACCGGCGACGACGGCGGCGCGGATTCCACCGGCGACGACGACCGGGCGCTCTGA
- a CDS encoding iron transporter has product MRRRTFLRAGALAGSAAISGCVYGGMPFQRRSGGRMPPVVDYRPDTVYRPTLATGMELVDTTTAGPFGLAVTYSHPGRFWNVTGTRSQLTGVEADDDVHLMVTVWERESGLVLPEAGVTAELTRDGDLVSEEVVYPMLAQRMGFHYGGNFSLAGDGRYTVRIRVGGLRNRRVGALEGRLSAPATAAVAFDYSRRERERIERRRVSRAGDPGALARAVPDTVPPSTGRPPADLPGRHLGTARTGGLDLAVLAVSRDDLPGDPYLAVSARTVHNRLVVPSMGLAATVQRDGATTFDGSLTRTLGPDLGYHYGAGMPSLRDGDRLRLRVTVPPQVARHEGYETAFFDLPAVSLRVETGS; this is encoded by the coding sequence ATGCGACGACGCACGTTCCTCCGGGCGGGTGCGCTCGCGGGGAGCGCCGCCATCTCGGGCTGTGTCTACGGCGGGATGCCGTTCCAGCGGCGCTCCGGTGGTCGGATGCCGCCGGTCGTCGACTACCGGCCCGACACCGTCTACCGGCCGACGCTCGCGACCGGGATGGAACTGGTCGATACGACGACGGCGGGGCCGTTCGGGCTGGCGGTCACGTACTCCCATCCGGGCCGGTTCTGGAACGTCACGGGCACCCGGAGCCAGCTGACCGGGGTCGAGGCCGACGACGATGTCCACCTGATGGTCACCGTCTGGGAGCGCGAGTCGGGGCTCGTGCTGCCGGAGGCCGGCGTCACCGCCGAGCTCACCCGGGACGGCGACCTGGTCAGCGAGGAGGTCGTCTACCCGATGCTGGCCCAGCGGATGGGTTTCCACTACGGCGGCAACTTCTCGCTCGCGGGCGACGGCCGCTACACGGTCCGTATCCGCGTCGGCGGCCTCCGCAACCGGCGGGTCGGGGCGTTGGAGGGGCGGTTGTCGGCTCCCGCGACGGCGGCGGTCGCGTTCGACTACAGCCGCCGCGAGCGCGAGCGCATCGAGCGCCGGCGCGTCTCGCGGGCGGGCGACCCCGGGGCGCTCGCCCGCGCCGTCCCGGACACGGTTCCACCCTCGACGGGGAGGCCGCCGGCCGACCTCCCGGGACGGCACCTCGGAACCGCACGGACCGGAGGACTCGACCTGGCGGTCCTCGCCGTCTCGCGGGACGACCTCCCCGGCGACCCGTACCTGGCGGTGTCGGCCCGGACGGTCCACAACCGGCTGGTCGTCCCGTCGATGGGGCTGGCGGCGACCGTCCAGCGAGACGGAGCGACCACCTTCGACGGGAGCCTGACACGGACGCTCGGTCCCGACCTCGGGTACCACTACGGCGCCGGGATGCCGTCGCTCCGGGACGGGGACCGGCTGCGGCTCCGCGTGACGGTGCCGCCGCAGGTGGCCCGTCACGAGGGATACGAGACGGCGTTCTTCGACCTGCCGGCGGTGAGCCTCCGCGTCGAGACCGGCTCGTGA
- a CDS encoding plastocyanin/azurin family copper-binding protein: MERPTRTDRRGFLTRAAGVGTLAGLAGCLGLGGGSGGEGYGDHFADVEDAGEPVDATGEAAVTVAVGAGDGFDFDPIKMDVSPGTTITWEWTGNGGQHVVDFEDRNWESSYSKRAGHTYERTVQQAGYYKYFCEPHLSLGMKGGFRVVE; the protein is encoded by the coding sequence ATGGAGCGACCGACGAGAACGGACCGACGTGGGTTCCTCACACGAGCGGCCGGTGTCGGCACGCTCGCCGGACTGGCCGGCTGCCTGGGGCTCGGTGGCGGCTCCGGCGGCGAGGGGTACGGTGACCACTTCGCGGACGTGGAGGACGCCGGCGAGCCGGTCGACGCGACCGGCGAGGCCGCCGTCACCGTCGCCGTCGGCGCCGGTGACGGCTTCGACTTCGACCCGATCAAGATGGACGTCTCCCCGGGGACGACCATCACCTGGGAGTGGACCGGGAACGGTGGCCAACACGTCGTCGACTTCGAGGACCGGAACTGGGAGAGCAGCTACTCGAAACGGGCGGGCCACACCTACGAGAGAACCGTCCAGCAGGCGGGCTACTACAAGTACTTCTGCGAGCCGCACCTCTCGCTCGGGATGAAGGGCGGGTTCCGCGTCGTCGAGTAG
- a CDS encoding right-handed parallel beta-helix repeat-containing protein: MTDESKPVADEPGERPDSPATSDGSGGSGGGLPRRDVLKLAGSATAAGTVAAVGGAVAAPTQERGDVPANQPDRGDPAAYEDYTVRRVPEQYDTIQAAVNDAEERDLVLVGPGVYKEAVTIQDTNGLTIRGTDRNEVVLDGEFQRRNGITAIGTNGSLEDIVLENMTARNYQYNGFYWTGVDGWRGSYLTAHNNRMYGIYAFDSVNGKFEKSYASGHRDSGFYIGQCYPCHAIIDDIVSEGNAVGYSGTNAGGYLTIKNSVWRENMSGILPNSLDSEELAPQGTARIENNVVERNNNVGAPARKLAYPAFGTGINIAGGVDNEVVGNVVRDHVNFGLIASINISENLYKPADNVFRENTVERSGRADLAVGAPSGGGNRFEANEYDSSRPAGLQDGFGLLGSDIWPTLVLGKQFLQGFGEPPRGDWKAYPHPDDQPTMPDAESAPPREAVAEKAEVQYGLTPGRGPGAAQGGEERRSEPRRGAARTDGGDR, translated from the coding sequence ATGACGGACGAATCGAAGCCCGTGGCGGACGAACCGGGCGAACGGCCCGACTCGCCGGCCACGTCCGACGGGTCGGGGGGGTCCGGCGGTGGCCTCCCGCGCCGCGACGTGTTGAAGCTCGCGGGGTCGGCGACCGCCGCTGGCACCGTCGCCGCCGTCGGTGGAGCCGTCGCGGCCCCCACGCAGGAACGGGGCGACGTGCCCGCGAACCAGCCCGACCGCGGCGACCCCGCCGCGTACGAGGACTACACCGTCCGCCGGGTACCCGAGCAGTACGATACCATCCAGGCGGCCGTCAACGACGCCGAGGAGCGCGACCTCGTGCTCGTCGGCCCGGGCGTCTACAAGGAGGCCGTCACCATCCAGGACACGAACGGGCTCACCATCCGCGGGACCGACCGGAACGAGGTGGTCCTCGACGGCGAGTTCCAGCGCCGCAACGGCATCACCGCCATCGGGACGAACGGGAGCCTCGAGGACATCGTGCTGGAGAACATGACCGCCCGGAACTACCAGTACAACGGCTTCTACTGGACGGGGGTCGACGGCTGGCGGGGCTCGTACCTCACGGCGCACAACAACCGGATGTACGGCATCTACGCGTTCGACTCCGTGAACGGGAAGTTCGAGAAATCGTACGCCTCGGGCCACCGCGACAGCGGCTTCTACATCGGGCAGTGCTACCCGTGTCACGCCATCATCGACGACATCGTCTCGGAGGGGAACGCTGTCGGCTACTCGGGCACGAACGCCGGCGGCTACCTCACCATCAAGAACTCCGTCTGGCGCGAGAACATGTCCGGTATCCTGCCGAACTCGCTGGACAGCGAGGAACTCGCCCCGCAGGGCACCGCCCGCATCGAGAACAACGTCGTCGAGCGGAACAACAACGTCGGCGCGCCGGCCCGCAAACTGGCGTACCCGGCGTTCGGCACCGGCATCAACATCGCCGGCGGCGTCGACAACGAGGTGGTCGGCAACGTGGTCCGCGACCACGTCAACTTCGGGCTCATCGCCTCCATCAACATCTCGGAGAACCTCTACAAGCCCGCCGACAACGTCTTCCGCGAGAACACGGTCGAGCGCTCCGGCCGCGCGGACCTCGCGGTCGGGGCGCCCTCGGGCGGCGGCAACCGGTTCGAGGCCAACGAGTACGACTCCTCGCGCCCGGCGGGCCTGCAGGACGGCTTCGGCCTCCTCGGCAGCGACATCTGGCCGACGCTCGTGCTGGGCAAGCAGTTCCTCCAGGGTTTCGGCGAGCCGCCCCGCGGCGACTGGAAGGCGTACCCGCACCCCGACGACCAGCCGACCATGCCCGACGCCGAGTCCGCGCCGCCGCGCGAGGCCGTCGCGGAGAAGGCCGAGGTCCAGTACGGGCTCACGCCCGGTCGTGGTCCCGGCGCTGCCCAGGGGGGTGAGGAGCGACGCTCCGAGCCACGTCGGGGAGCGGCGCGGACCGACGGAGGTGACCGGTGA
- a CDS encoding molybdopterin biosynthesis protein, translated as MSERKEFRDLASPDEAHDAIASLDLTPDPETVPLREARGRVLAERIDAAIDVPGFDRASVDGYAVHASDTFGADEADPARLELVGEVHAGEAPDVAVPEGSCAEISTGAVVPEDTDAVVMVERTDRDGDDVLVRTSVAPGDRVMFAGADVAAGERALGPGTELGPREIGLLAALGVDEVPVRGRPTVGIVSTGEELVRPGDELDSDAGQIYDVNSYTTATAVEAAGGEARLYPHAGDDYDAMESVLREAAAECDLVLSSGSTSASAVDVIYRVVEERGELLLHGVAVKPGKPMLIGRMDGSAYVGLPGYPVSALTIFRTFVAPAIREAAGLPEAQTATVEGKMAVAERYGEGRLRYMPAGLVTDGDGETLVYPVDKGSGATTSLVEADGVVAVDPDVEYLDEGESVDVQLFSPDVRPPTLFGVGEDDPLLSELLDDVSRTQRPRYLGVGSREGLRRLRDGVPDVAVTSAPGEVGIEAEELGAWTREWGLVVPADNPENVEDLGDLVDRDLRFVNRTSASGLRTTLGNAVADLAEERGVDRHDLVDAIDGFDAGTRAHESPARRVLAGKADAGLGLRATADRLDAGFVPVGEETVRVLANPDRVGKGGVAAVREAIADADESISELAGYGRPE; from the coding sequence ATGAGCGAGCGGAAGGAGTTCAGGGACCTCGCGTCGCCCGACGAGGCGCACGACGCCATCGCCTCCCTGGACCTCACGCCCGACCCCGAGACGGTCCCGTTGCGCGAGGCGCGCGGCCGCGTCCTCGCAGAGCGCATCGACGCCGCCATCGACGTGCCCGGCTTCGACCGGGCGTCGGTCGACGGCTACGCCGTCCACGCGAGCGACACCTTCGGCGCGGACGAGGCCGACCCCGCCCGTCTCGAACTCGTCGGGGAGGTCCACGCGGGCGAGGCGCCGGATGTCGCGGTGCCGGAGGGTTCGTGTGCCGAGATATCCACCGGCGCCGTCGTCCCCGAGGACACCGACGCGGTGGTGATGGTCGAACGAACGGACAGGGACGGCGACGACGTGCTCGTCCGCACGTCGGTCGCCCCGGGCGACCGCGTGATGTTCGCGGGCGCCGACGTGGCTGCGGGTGAGCGCGCGCTCGGCCCAGGTACCGAACTCGGACCACGGGAAATCGGTCTCCTCGCGGCGCTCGGCGTCGACGAGGTGCCTGTCCGGGGGCGGCCGACCGTCGGCATCGTCTCGACGGGCGAGGAACTCGTCCGTCCCGGTGACGAACTGGACAGCGACGCCGGGCAGATCTACGACGTGAACTCCTACACGACGGCGACGGCTGTCGAGGCCGCAGGCGGCGAGGCGCGGCTCTACCCCCACGCCGGCGACGACTACGACGCGATGGAGTCGGTCCTCCGGGAGGCCGCCGCGGAGTGCGACCTCGTGCTCTCCTCGGGGTCGACCTCGGCCTCGGCGGTCGACGTCATCTACCGCGTCGTCGAGGAGCGTGGCGAACTCCTCCTCCACGGCGTCGCGGTCAAGCCCGGGAAGCCGATGCTCATCGGCCGGATGGACGGGTCGGCGTACGTCGGGCTGCCGGGCTACCCCGTCTCGGCGCTCACCATCTTCCGCACCTTCGTCGCACCCGCCATCCGCGAGGCGGCGGGGCTGCCGGAGGCACAGACGGCGACCGTCGAGGGGAAGATGGCTGTCGCCGAACGCTACGGAGAGGGGCGACTGCGCTACATGCCCGCCGGCCTCGTGACCGACGGCGATGGCGAGACGCTCGTCTACCCGGTGGACAAGGGGAGCGGCGCGACCACCTCGCTCGTCGAGGCGGACGGCGTCGTCGCCGTCGACCCGGACGTGGAGTACCTCGACGAGGGCGAGTCGGTCGACGTGCAGCTGTTCTCGCCGGACGTGCGCCCGCCGACCCTGTTCGGGGTCGGTGAGGACGACCCGCTGCTGTCCGAGCTGCTCGACGACGTGTCTCGCACCCAGCGCCCCCGTTACCTCGGGGTCGGCTCGCGCGAGGGACTCCGCCGGCTGCGGGACGGCGTCCCCGACGTGGCCGTCACGAGCGCGCCCGGCGAGGTCGGTATCGAGGCCGAGGAACTCGGCGCGTGGACCCGCGAGTGGGGGCTGGTCGTCCCGGCCGACAACCCGGAGAACGTCGAGGACCTGGGCGACCTCGTTGACCGGGACCTGCGGTTCGTCAACCGCACGTCGGCCTCGGGACTGCGCACCACGCTCGGCAACGCCGTGGCCGACCTCGCCGAGGAGCGCGGCGTCGACCGCCACGACCTCGTCGACGCCATCGACGGGTTCGACGCCGGGACGCGGGCCCACGAGAGCCCCGCGCGACGAGTGCTCGCGGGGAAGGCCGACGCAGGACTGGGGCTTCGCGCGACGGCCGACCGTCTCGACGCGGGCTTCGTCCCGGTCGGCGAGGAAACGGTCCGCGTGCTGGCGAACCCCGACCGCGTCGGGAAGGGGGGCGTGGCGGCGGTCCGCGAGGCCATCGCGGACGCTGACGAGAGCATCTCGGAGCTAGCTGGCTACGGCCGGCCGGAGTGA